A genomic segment from Paralichthys olivaceus isolate ysfri-2021 chromosome 22, ASM2471397v2, whole genome shotgun sequence encodes:
- the LOC138406609 gene encoding uncharacterized protein has protein sequence MMTSLKFVFYLTCLFPGNMAHSSSYLSSIVHQDKRSSSDKVGDNVTLPCFYKSEDSAWLLWYKQTPAQEPRIMSVTYKVTKNNLFKNELKNNPRFTLESTDVVSQLKISDVQLSDSATYYCFKSNSFEFEFMEGVTVSVKGSGLNIQALVHQSENIQPGGSVTLSCTVHTGTCGGEHSVYWFKISEEPQSGLIYTHGDRKDQCERKPDTQTHTCVYNLSMRLNRSHAGTYYCAVAACGHILFGNGTKLDVDDEVNWTVFFLSGALTFTISVLLAVLLYKINKRTCWRCSESSTQPSSPSTTNAEGNQDADGLHYAALNVKVASRSRRQRDNTRDECVYSGVKL, from the exons ATGATGACTTCTCTCAAGTTTGTCTTCTATCTCACATGTCTCTTCCCAGGGAACATGG CTCACAGCTCATCTTATCTGTCCTCCATCGTGCATCAAGACAAACGGTCATCATCAGACAAAGTTGGAGACAATGTGACTTTGCCGTGTTTCTATAAAAGTGAGGATTCAGCATGGCTCCTCTGGTACAAACAAACTCCAGCACAGGAG cctCGAATTATGTCAGTGACTTACAAAGTCactaaaaataatttgttcaaGAATGAATTAAAGAACAATCCACGCTTCACTCTGGAATCTACTGATGTTGTGAGTCAGCTAAAAATCTCAGATGTGcaactttcagactcagctaCTTACTACTGTTTCAAGAGTAATTCATTTGAGTTTGAGTTCATGGagggcgtcactgtcagtgtgaaaggttcagggttgaacatccaggctctggtgcatcagtctgagaacatccagccaggaggctctgtgactctcagctgtacagttcacactgggacctgtggtggagaacacagtgtttactggttcaagatctctgaagaacctcagtcaggactcatttacacccacggagacaggaaggatcagtgtgagaggaaacctgacacacagacacacacctgtgtctacaacttgtcaatgagactgaaccgttctcatgctgggacctactactgtgctgtggctgcatgtggacacatactgtttggaaacgggacCAAGCTGGACGTTGATG ATGAGGTGAACTGGACGGTGTTTTTCCTGAGTGGAGCTTTGACATTCaccatcagtgttttgctgGCTGTGTTACTGTACAAGATAAACAAGAGAACATGCTGGAGATGTTCAG AGTCTAGTACACAACCATCATCTCCCTccacaacaaatgcagag GGCAACCAAGATGCAGATGGCCTCCATTACGCTGCgttaaatgtgaaagtggcCAGCAGATCAAGACGACAGAGGGACAACACCagggatgaatgtgtgtactcaggtgttaaactgtag
- the LOC138406671 gene encoding uncharacterized protein, with the protein MMTSPQFILYLTCFLFGKMGELSQMHHFILSQQHRGFKSVDVGDNLTFKCFYEREEIRIFWFKQTPGQKPRIIAMTYKFSKEISLFNEFKNNSLFTLESTDVVSHLKISDVQISDSATYYCLKSRSYVFEFMEGVTVSVKGSGLNIQALVHQSENIQPGGSVTLSCTVHTGTCDGEHSVYWFKNSEEPQSGLIYTHGDRKDQCERKPDTQTHTCVYNLSLRLNRSHAGTYYCAVAACGHILFGNGTKLDVDDEVNWTVFFLSGALTFTISVLLAVLLYKINKRTCWRCSESCTQPSSPSTTNAEGNQDADGLHYAALNVKVASRSRRQRDNTRDECVYSGVKL; encoded by the exons atgatgacatctccgcagttcattctctacctgacatgtttcctcttcgggaaaatgggtgagttgt ctcagatgcatcattttatcttgtctcaacaacacagaggatttaaatcagttgatgttggagacaacttgactttcAAGTGTTTctatgagagggaggagataaGGATTTTTTGgttcaagcaaacaccaggacagaagcctCGAATTATTGCAATGACTTACAAATTCTCTAAAGAAATTTCGTTATTTAATGAATTCAAGAACAATTCACTCTTCACTCTGGAATCTACTGATGTTGTGAGTCACCTAAAAATCTCAGATGTGCAAATTTCAGACTCAGCTACTTACTACTGTTTAAAGAGTCGTTCATATGTGTTTGAGTTCATGGagggcgtcactgtcagtgtgaaaggttcagggttgaacatccaggctctggtgcatcagtctgagaacatccagccaggaggctctgtgactctcagctgtacagttcacactgggacctgtgatggagaacacagtgtttactggttcaagaactctgaagaacctcagtcaggactcatttacacccacggagacaggaaggatcagtgtgagaggaaacctgacacacagacacacacctgtgtctacaacttgtcactgagactgaaccgttctcatgctgggacctactactgtgctgtcgctgcatgtggacacatactgtttggaaacgggacCAAGCTGGACGTTGATG ATGAGGTGAACTGGACGGTGTTTTTCCTGAGTGGAGCTTTGACATTCaccatcagtgttttgctgGCTGTGTTACTGTACAAGATAAACAAGAGAACATGCTGGAGATGTTCAG AGTCTTGTACACAACCATCATCTCCCTccacaacaaatgcagag GGCAACCAAGATGCAGATGGCCTCCATTACGCTGCgttaaatgtgaaagtggcCAGCAGATCAAGACGACAGAGGGACAACACCagggatgaatgtgtgtactcaggtgttaaactgtag